The Castanea sativa cultivar Marrone di Chiusa Pesio chromosome 4, ASM4071231v1 sequence AGTATGTATTGGATCAgaagcccaatccgaggacattaaatggtccgaggatgaGAGAATATCGACCCAAGAGGCAAAGGCTGATCAAGGTCAGCCTGGAAGTTGGTCCAAGGAGGAGTCTGTCCTCAGTTAAATAAAACCAAGGCAGGAAAGTGTTGCCTGATGTCCAAAAGTGATGTTCTAGGAGATCCTGTAAATAAGGGTATGCATGGTGGATATATAGGGTAGGAAGAAGGGCTATGAAATATCCAAGATAAAActgctaccatcgcattaaatgctctgtagCGAAacctctggccgcattaatggagaagtgatgCTTGAGCATCAGGGTTTAGTTTTATAGCTACCTTCAAAGACTTCAAGGatgggctgatgggacaagtatccaaaccagtaatctgatccatacgtgaaGGATGTagagaggaagaaagatgatataaaaggaggaggagaCATTCAGGAAGGGGGATcggagagaaaagagagaaaacactgtagactgaatatttttgtaatcttcctttaaagaagaaagaagtataAGATCTagctcctcggcttgagtccgaggacggGTTTTCATCATATAAACTTGTCAATCACTATTGTTTTATGATTTGGAGTCATTACCGTTGTTAATTAAGCCTACAAACAACTAGATTTagaacccactctctacaaatttattgtattgggctttttgggcctataccCTCTCTATTattgggcttaggtgcaaattgtgaccttacaattggcaccgtctgtgggaatcttgTTGTTTTGTTAAGCCTAACGTTTAACTATGGTAGGTTCAGGTCCTCACCAAACTGAGTCTATAGGGTCCCAACGTCAGGAGCGTTCCCTCAACTTTGAGCGGGGCAGAGACTGGGAGGGGAGTATGCATACTGCCCATATTAGCAGGAGTCAATCATTGAGTGGGAGCCGTGCATCTCATGCAGAACGTGCTAGAGCCATGCAGCTTGAGATTGATCACCTGAAGAGGAAGCTACGTCATGAGCAACGAAAACGAACCCCGTCCCCTTCTGACCCTTCTTTTGGCAATGATGGAGACAGCAGTTATAGACCCAAATCAAGAACTCCTCCTAGTGAATCATATTCTTACGAAAGGGATAGCTTTCGTGACCGCAGGAAGAAAAGCTTGTCTTGCAAAGGCCTGGGAAACGACGCTATGAACAGGGCGTTGAAATAAATTGCTAAATCACCTTTCACGCGCAATATTGAGGAAGGCAAACTCCCTTCGCGGTTCACTCAACCAACGTTCACCATGTATAATGAACGAATAGATCCTGTAGAGCATGTGAACCATTTCAATCAAAGGATGGCCgtacattccaagaatgagGCTTTGATGTGCAAGATGTTCCCATCTAGTTTAAGACCCGTAgcaatgagatggtttaatggatTGGGGGCGGGTtctattgattcttttaagggACTCACCCGGGCATTTGGATCCCGTTTTATTACATGCAGTAGGGTGCCTCGGCCCTTGGACTCTTTGTTGTCTATGACTATGCGAGAAGGAGAAACTTTGAAGACATATTCagacagatattgggagatgtttaacgagatagatgaaGATTTTGATGATATGACAATAAGAACTTTCAGGGTCGGCTTGCCTGCCGAGCATGGTTTGAGGAAATCACTAACAGGAAAGCCAGTTAATAGTGTGCGCTAGCTTATGGACCGTATTGACAAGTATAAGCAGGTCGAGGAAGATCAAAATTTGGGTAAAGACAAGTTGAAGGTGGTCTCTCAGGATTAGAGAGACTTCAGGTAGGAACGGTTTGACAATAATAGTCCTCGGCGAGATTTTTCTAAGCAGTCTGGGGTTGCTGCGACACCACAAGTAGTTAACTTGTTGtttcgagaaccagtgcaccaaatcttggagaaaatcaagaatgaacttTTCTTCCAGTGGCCAAACAAAATGGGAGAGGATGATAAGAGGCGTAACCAAAGCCTTCATTGTCAATACCATCAGGGGCGAGGACATACTACAGAGGACTGTAGAACTCTGTGGGGTTACTTGGAACAGCTGGTACGCGGAGGTAAGCTAAAGCAATTCATATACCATCTCGTTGGACAGGGAGGCCATGCAGGGTCAAGATCACAGAGAGATACTTCTTCGAAACCATCTCTGGGCACAATCAATGTTGTTCTCGCTACACTAGGAAGGGTTGGTTCTCACTATTCTAGGGTAATTTTCGTGGCCCAACCTCTTGTAGGGGAATACTACCCAGAACTCAAAAAGAGCAGAATGAAGGGCTGACCAACACTGAGTTTTTCTGACGATGACAAGGCTGGTACTCTACAACCACACGATGATGCGTtagtggttaccctcaggatagaaGGATATGATGTGAAACAAGTGATGGTTGATCCAGGTAGTGGGGCGAAAATCATATACCCAAATATTTATAAGGGTTTGGGGCTGAAACTAGGGGATTTAACTAGTTATGATTCACCCTTAATAGGGTTTGATGGGATAGTTGTTATACCAATGGGTCAGATCAAGCTAACAGTGCAGACTTGGGCGGAGATAGTAGATGTCAACTTCATAGTGGTGGATGCTTTCTCCCCCTGCACAGCCATTGTCACGAGACCttggcttcatgccatgggaGCTGTCTTCTTTACCCTGCATTTGAAAGTAAAATATCCGTTCGGTGGCCAGGTGGAAGAGCTGAGGGGCAGCCAGCGTATGGCCAGGCAGTGCATGGTGGCAGCCGTCAGACATCAGATCGAGGCAGAGTCTTCGGTATCAACTAAGAAAAGTTTGTAGCAATCAAAAGGGCCAGCATCAGTTGGCGTTACGGTAGAGGAGACAAAGTGTGAGGAATTGGAAAGAATTGTAATAGATAATGATAAGGAGAAGTATTTTTAAGTCGGATCTCAACTGCCTCCTCAAGAGAAGGAAGAGTTGATGAtgttcttaaaagaaaata is a genomic window containing:
- the LOC142632430 gene encoding uncharacterized protein LOC142632430, with translation MYNERIDPVEHVNHFNQRMAVHSKNEALMCKMFPSSLRPVAMRWFNGLGAGSIDSFKGLTRAFGSRFITCSRVPRPLDSLLSMTMREGETLKTYSDRYWEMFNEIDEDFDDMTIRTFRVGLPAEHGLRKSLTGKPVNSVR